One part of the Ursus arctos isolate Adak ecotype North America unplaced genomic scaffold, UrsArc2.0 scaffold_14, whole genome shotgun sequence genome encodes these proteins:
- the USP19 gene encoding ubiquitin carboxyl-terminal hydrolase 19 isoform X19: MSGGASATGPRRGPPGLEEATSKKKQKDRANQESKDGDPRRGSASSREEQAKEELLLDWRQSADEVIVKLRVGAGPLRLEEVDAAFTDTDCVVRLPGGRQWGGVFYAEIESSCTKVQARKGGLLQLALPKKVPLLTWPSLLKKPLGTQEAVPGLRCQENGQEPSPIALEPGPEPRRAKQEARNQKRAQGRGEVGAGAGPGAQAGPSAKRAVHLRRGPEGEGSRDGPGPRGDAPPFLAEAATQAEAEEQLRVPPLNPQTCLLGSEENLALLAGEKTVSARSDPVSPAMARSRDPEKEPESMVNLAFVKNDSYEKGPDSVVVHVYVKEIRRDTSRVLFREQDFTLIFQTRDGNFLRLHPGCGPHTIFRWQVKLRNLIEPEQCTFCFTASRIDICLRKRQSQRWGGLEAPAARVGGAKVAVPTGPTPLDSTPPGGAPHPLTGQEEARAVEKEKPKARSEDTGLDGVAARTPMEHVAPKPEPHLASPKPTCMVPPMPHSPVSGDSVEEEEEEEKKVCLPGFTGLVNLGNTCFMNSVIQSLSNTRELRDFFHDRSFEAEINYNNPLGTGGRLAIGFAVLLRALWKGTHHAFQPSKLKAIVASKASQFTGYAQHDAQEFMAFLLDGLHEDLNRIQNKPYTETVDSDGRPDEVVAEEAWQRHKMRNDSFIVDLFQGQYKSKLVCPVCAKVSITFDPFLYLPVPLPQKQKVLPVFYFAREPHSKPIKFLVSISKENSSASEVLESLSQSVHVKPENLRLAEVIKNRFHRVFLPSHSLDTVSPSDTLLCFELLSPELAKERVVVLEVQQRPQVPSVPISKCAACQRKQQSEDEKLKRCTRCYRVGYCNQLCQKTHWPDHKGLCRPENIGYPFLVSVPASRLTYARLAQLLEGYARYSVSVFQPPFQPGRMALESQGPSCTTLLSTSSLEAGDSERDSIQPPELQLVTPVAEGDAGVPRAWAAPDRGPVASTSGVSSEMLAGGPVEVGSLPAGERVSRPEAAVPGYQHPSEAMNAHTPQFFIYKIDASNREQRLEDKGDTPLELGEDCSLALVWRNNERLQEFVLVASKELECAEDPGSAGEAARAGHFTLDQCLNLFTRPEVLAPEEAWYCPQCKQHREASKQLLLWRLPNILIVQLKRFSFRSFIWRDKINDLVEFPVRNLDLSKFCIGQKEEQLPSYDLYAVINHYGGMIGGHYTACARLPNDRSSQRSDVGWRLFDDSTVTTVDESQVVTRYAYVLFYRRRNSPVERPPRAGHSEHHPDLGPAAEAAASQGLGPGQAPEVAPTRTAPERFAPSVDRPAPTYSNMEEVD, translated from the exons ATGTCTGGCGGGGCCAGCGCCACGGGCCCAAGGAGAGGTCCCCCAGGATTGGAGGAGGCCACCAGTAAGAAGAAGCAGAAGGATCGAGCAAACCAGGAGAGCAAGGATGGAGATCCTAGAAGAG GGTCAGCGTCCTCTCGGGAGGAGCAGGCCAAAGAGG AGTTGTTGCTTGATTGGAGGCAGAGTGCAGATGAGGTGATTGTCAAGCTGCGTGTGGGAGCAGGTCCCCTGCGCCTAGAGGAAGTGGATGCTGCTTTCACGGACACAGACTGCGTGGTGCGGCTTCCAG GTGGTCGGCAGTGGGGTGGTGTTTTCTATGCCGAAATAGAAAGTTCTTGCACCAAAGTACAAGCCCGTAAAGGTGGCCTCCTGCAGCTGGCACTGCCCAAGAAGGTGCCTCTGCTCACGTGGCCCTCTCTTCTG AAGAAACCTCTAGGAACCCAGGAGGCGGTGCCAGGGCTGCGGTgccaggagaatgggcaggagcCATCTCCCATTGCCCTGGAGCCAGGCCCTGAGCCCCGTCGGGCTAAACAGGAGGCCCGGAACCAGAAGCGGGCCCAGGGCCGTGGTGAGGTAGGCGCAGGGGCTGGCCCCGGGGCCCAGGCAGGGCCCAGCGCCAAGAGGGCTGTGCATCTCCGCAGAGGGCCAGAGGGGGAAGGGTCCAGAGATGGGCCTGGACCCCGGGGTGATGCCCCCCCCTTCTTGGCTGAGGCAGCCACCCAG GCTGAAGCTGAGGAACAGCTCCGGGTACCACCGCTGAACCCCCAGACCTGCCTCTTGGGCTCAGAGGAGAATCTAGCACTCTTGGCAGGAGAGAAGACCGTGTCCGCCAGGAGTGATCCAGTCTCCCCAGCCATGGCCCGGAGCAGAGACCCTGAGAAAG AGCCGGAGTCCATGGTGAACCTGGCATTTGTCAAGAATGACTCATATGAGAAGGGGCCAGATTCAGTGGTGGTGCACGTGTACGTGAAAGAAATCCGCAGGGACACTTCTCGAGTGCTTTTCCGCGAGCAAGACTTCACACTTATCTTCCAGaccag GGATGGAAACTTCTTGAGACTGCACCCGGGCTGTGGGCCCCATACCATCTTCCGTTGGCAGGTGAAGCTCAG GAACCTGATTGAGCCCGAGCAGTGCACCTTCTGCTTCACGGCCTCTCGAATTGACATCTGCCTTCGTAAGCGGCAAAGTCAGCGCTGGGGGGGCCTGGAGGCCCCAGCTGCACGAG TGGGTGGTGCAAAGGTTGCCGTGCCGACAGGTCCAACCCCTCTGGATTCAACCCCACCGGGAGGTGCCCCCCACCCTCTCACAGGCCAGGAAGAAGCTCGGGCTGTGGAGAAGGAAAAACCCAAGGCTCGATCTGAGGACACGGGGCTGGATGGTGTGGCGGCCCGCACCCCCATGGAGCATGTAGCCCCAAAGCCAGAGCCACATCTGGCCTCA CCCAAGCCCACATGTATGGTGCCTCCAATGCCCCACAGCCCTGTGAGTGGAGACagtgtggaggaagaggaggaggaagagaagaaggtgtGTCTGCCAGGCTTCACTGGCCTTGTCAATCTCGGCAACACCTGCTTCATGAACAGTGTCATTCAGTCTCTGTCTAACACTCGGGAGCTCCGGGACTTCTTCCATG ACCGCTCCTTTGAGGCCGAGATCAACTACAACAACCCACTGGGGACTGGTGGGCGTCTGGCCATTGGCTTTGCTGTGCTACTCCGGGCGCTGTGGAAGGGCACCCACCATGCCTTCCAGCCTTCCAAGTTGAAG GCCATTGTGGCGAGCAAGGCCAGCCAGTTCACAGGCTATGCGCAGCATGATGCCCAGGAGTTCATGGCTTTCTTGCTGGATGGGCTGCATGAAGACCTGAATCGCATTCAGAACAAGCCCTACACAGAGACCGTGGACTCGGATGGGCGGCCCGATGAG GTGGTGGCTGAAGAAGCATGGCAGCGGCATAAGATGAGGAATGACTCTTTCATCGTAGACCTGTTTCAGGGCCAGTATAAGTCGAAGCTGGTGTGCCCTGTGTGTGCCAAG GTCTCCATCACTTTCGACCCATTCCTCTACCTGCCGGTGCCCTTGCCACAGAAGCAGAAGGTTCTCCCCGTCTTCTATTTTGCCCGGGAGCCCCACAGCAAGCCCATCAAG TTTCTGGTGAGCATCAGCAAGGAGAATTCCAGCGCAAGTGAAGTGTTGGAGTCCCTCTCTCAGAGTGTGCACGTGAAGCCTGAGAACCTCCGTCTGGCTGAG GTGATTAAAAATCGCTTCCACCGTGTGTTCCTGCCCTCCCACTCATTGGACACTGTGTCCCCATCCGACACGCTCCTCTGCTTTGAGCTGCTATCCCCAGAGTTGGCTAAGGAGCGGGTGGTGGTGCTAGAGGTGCAGCAG CGCCCCCAGGTGCCCAGCGTCCCCATCTCCAAGTGTGCAGCCTGCCAGCGGAAGCAGCAGTCAGAGGATGAGAAGCTGAAGCGCTGTACCCGGTGCTACCGCGTGGGCTACTGCAACCA gctCTGCCAGAAAACCCACTGGCCTGACCACAAGGGTCTCTGCCGCCCTGAGAACATTGGCTACCCATTTCTGGTCAGTGTACCTGCCTCACGTCTCACTTATGCTCGTCTTGCTCAGCTGCTAGAGGGCTACGCCCG GTACTCTGTGAGTGTATTCCAGCCACCCTTCCAGCCTGGCCGCATGGCCTTGGAGTCCCAGGGCCCCAGCTGCACTACGTTGCTCTCCACTAGCTCCCTGGAGGCTGGGGACAGTGAGAGGGACTCGATTCAGCCGCCTGAGCTCCAGTTGGTGACCCCCGTGGCTGAGGGAGACGCAGGGGTCCCACGGGCATGGGCGGCCCCTGACCGGGGCCCTGTGGCCAGCACCAGTGGCGTTTCTTCTGAGATGCTGGCCGGTGGACCTGTTGAAGTTGGTTCCTTGCCTGCTGGTGAGAGGGTGTCTCGGCCCGAAG CTGCTGTGCCCGGATATCAGCACCCAAGTGAAGCCATGAATGCCCACACACCCCagttcttcatctataaaattgacGCATCTAACCGAGAACAGCGGCTAGAGGACAAAG GAGACACCCCCCTGGAGCTGGGTGAGGACTGCAGCCTGGCGCTAGTCTGGCGGAACAACGAGCGCCTGCAGGAGTTCGTGTTGGTAGCGTCCAAGGAGCTGGAGTGTGCTGAGGATCCAGGCTCTGCTGGGGAGGCTGCCCGCGCTGGCCACTTCACTCTGGACCAGTGCCTGAACCTCTTCACCCGGCCTGAGGTGCTGGCACCCGAGGAGGCTTG GTACTGCCCGCAGTGTAAACAACACCGAGAGGCCTCCAAGCAGCTGCTGCTGTGGCGCCTTCCTAACATACTCATTGTGCAGCTCAAGCGCTTCTCCTTTCGGAGTTTCATCTGGCGTGACAAGATCAATGACTTGGTGGAGTTCCCTGTTCG GAACCTGGACCTGAGCAAGTTCTGCATCGGTCAGAAGGAGGAACAGCTGCCTAGCTACGACCTGTACGCCGTCATCAACCACTACGGAGGCATGATCGGCGGCCACTACACCGCCTGTGCGCGCCTGCCCAATGACCGCAGCAGCCAGCGCAGCGACGTGG GCTGGCGCCTGTTTGACGACAGCACGGTGACAACAGTAGACGAGAGCCAGGTCGTGACGCGTTATGCCTATGTACTCTTCTACCGCCGGCGGAACTCTCCTGTGGAGAGGCCCCCCAGGGCAGGTCACTCTGAGCACCACCCAGACCTAGGCCCTGCAGCCGAGGCTGCTGCCAGCCAG GGACTAGGCCCTGGCCAGGCCCCCGAGGTGGCCCCCACGCGGACAGCCCCTGAACGCTTCGCCCCCTCTGTGGACCGCCCAGCCCCCACCTACAGCAACATGGAGGAGGTCGATTAG
- the USP19 gene encoding ubiquitin carboxyl-terminal hydrolase 19 isoform X13, with the protein MSGGASATGPRRGPPGLEEATSKKKQKDRANQESKDGDPRRGSASSREEQAKEELLLDWRQSADEVIVKLRVGAGPLRLEEVDAAFTDTDCVVRLPGGRQWGGVFYAEIESSCTKVQARKGGLLQLALPKKVPLLTWPSLLKKPLGTQEAVPGLRCQENGQEPSPIALEPGPEPRRAKQEARNQKRAQGRGEVGAGAGPGAQAGPSAKRAVHLRRGPEGEGSRDGPGPRGDAPPFLAEAATQAEAEEQLRVPPLNPQTCLLGSEENLALLAGEKTVSARSDPVSPAMARSRDPEKGDRSKEEMAVAADAITLVDEPESMVNLAFVKNDSYEKGPDSVVVHVYVKEIRRDTSRVLFREQDFTLIFQTRDGNFLRLHPGCGPHTIFRWQVKLRNLIEPEQCTFCFTASRIDICLRKRQSQRWGGLEAPAARGAVGGAKVAVPTGPTPLDSTPPGGAPHPLTGQEEARAVEKEKPKARSEDTGLDGVAARTPMEHVAPKPEPHLASPKPTCMVPPMPHSPVSGDSVEEEEEEEKKVCLPGFTGLVNLGNTCFMNSVIQSLSNTRELRDFFHDRSFEAEINYNNPLGTGGRLAIGFAVLLRALWKGTHHAFQPSKLKAIVASKASQFTGYAQHDAQEFMAFLLDGLHEDLNRIQNKPYTETVDSDGRPDEVVAEEAWQRHKMRNDSFIVDLFQGQYKSKLVCPVCAKVSITFDPFLYLPVPLPQKQKVLPVFYFAREPHSKPIKFLVSISKENSSASEVLESLSQSVHVKPENLRLAEVIKNRFHRVFLPSHSLDTVSPSDTLLCFELLSPELAKERVVVLEVQQRPQVPSVPISKCAACQRKQQSEDEKLKRCTRCYRVGYCNQLCQKTHWPDHKGLCRPENIGYPFLVSVPASRLTYARLAQLLEGYARYSVSVFQPPFQPGRMALESQGPSCTTLLSTSSLEAGDSERDSIQPPELQLVTPVAEGDAGVPRAWAAPDRGPVASTSGVSSEMLAGGPVEVGSLPAGERVSRPEAAVPGYQHPSEAMNAHTPQFFIYKIDASNREQRLEDKGDTPLELGEDCSLALVWRNNERLQEFVLVASKELECAEDPGSAGEAARAGHFTLDQCLNLFTRPEVLAPEEAWYCPQCKQHREASKQLLLWRLPNILIVQLKRFSFRSFIWRDKINDLVEFPVRNLDLSKFCIGQKEEQLPSYDLYAVINHYGGMIGGHYTACARLPNDRSSQRSDVGWRLFDDSTVTTVDESQVVTRYAYVLFYRRRNSPVERPPRAGHSEHHPDLGPAAEAAASQGLGPGQAPEVAPTRTAPERFAPSVDRPAPTYSNMEEVD; encoded by the exons ATGTCTGGCGGGGCCAGCGCCACGGGCCCAAGGAGAGGTCCCCCAGGATTGGAGGAGGCCACCAGTAAGAAGAAGCAGAAGGATCGAGCAAACCAGGAGAGCAAGGATGGAGATCCTAGAAGAG GGTCAGCGTCCTCTCGGGAGGAGCAGGCCAAAGAGG AGTTGTTGCTTGATTGGAGGCAGAGTGCAGATGAGGTGATTGTCAAGCTGCGTGTGGGAGCAGGTCCCCTGCGCCTAGAGGAAGTGGATGCTGCTTTCACGGACACAGACTGCGTGGTGCGGCTTCCAG GTGGTCGGCAGTGGGGTGGTGTTTTCTATGCCGAAATAGAAAGTTCTTGCACCAAAGTACAAGCCCGTAAAGGTGGCCTCCTGCAGCTGGCACTGCCCAAGAAGGTGCCTCTGCTCACGTGGCCCTCTCTTCTG AAGAAACCTCTAGGAACCCAGGAGGCGGTGCCAGGGCTGCGGTgccaggagaatgggcaggagcCATCTCCCATTGCCCTGGAGCCAGGCCCTGAGCCCCGTCGGGCTAAACAGGAGGCCCGGAACCAGAAGCGGGCCCAGGGCCGTGGTGAGGTAGGCGCAGGGGCTGGCCCCGGGGCCCAGGCAGGGCCCAGCGCCAAGAGGGCTGTGCATCTCCGCAGAGGGCCAGAGGGGGAAGGGTCCAGAGATGGGCCTGGACCCCGGGGTGATGCCCCCCCCTTCTTGGCTGAGGCAGCCACCCAG GCTGAAGCTGAGGAACAGCTCCGGGTACCACCGCTGAACCCCCAGACCTGCCTCTTGGGCTCAGAGGAGAATCTAGCACTCTTGGCAGGAGAGAAGACCGTGTCCGCCAGGAGTGATCCAGTCTCCCCAGCCATGGCCCGGAGCAGAGACCCTGAGAAAGGTGACCGTTCCAAAGAAGAGATGGCAGTGGCAGCAGATGCTATAACCTTGGTGGATG AGCCGGAGTCCATGGTGAACCTGGCATTTGTCAAGAATGACTCATATGAGAAGGGGCCAGATTCAGTGGTGGTGCACGTGTACGTGAAAGAAATCCGCAGGGACACTTCTCGAGTGCTTTTCCGCGAGCAAGACTTCACACTTATCTTCCAGaccag GGATGGAAACTTCTTGAGACTGCACCCGGGCTGTGGGCCCCATACCATCTTCCGTTGGCAGGTGAAGCTCAG GAACCTGATTGAGCCCGAGCAGTGCACCTTCTGCTTCACGGCCTCTCGAATTGACATCTGCCTTCGTAAGCGGCAAAGTCAGCGCTGGGGGGGCCTGGAGGCCCCAGCTGCACGAG GTGCAGTGGGTGGTGCAAAGGTTGCCGTGCCGACAGGTCCAACCCCTCTGGATTCAACCCCACCGGGAGGTGCCCCCCACCCTCTCACAGGCCAGGAAGAAGCTCGGGCTGTGGAGAAGGAAAAACCCAAGGCTCGATCTGAGGACACGGGGCTGGATGGTGTGGCGGCCCGCACCCCCATGGAGCATGTAGCCCCAAAGCCAGAGCCACATCTGGCCTCA CCCAAGCCCACATGTATGGTGCCTCCAATGCCCCACAGCCCTGTGAGTGGAGACagtgtggaggaagaggaggaggaagagaagaaggtgtGTCTGCCAGGCTTCACTGGCCTTGTCAATCTCGGCAACACCTGCTTCATGAACAGTGTCATTCAGTCTCTGTCTAACACTCGGGAGCTCCGGGACTTCTTCCATG ACCGCTCCTTTGAGGCCGAGATCAACTACAACAACCCACTGGGGACTGGTGGGCGTCTGGCCATTGGCTTTGCTGTGCTACTCCGGGCGCTGTGGAAGGGCACCCACCATGCCTTCCAGCCTTCCAAGTTGAAG GCCATTGTGGCGAGCAAGGCCAGCCAGTTCACAGGCTATGCGCAGCATGATGCCCAGGAGTTCATGGCTTTCTTGCTGGATGGGCTGCATGAAGACCTGAATCGCATTCAGAACAAGCCCTACACAGAGACCGTGGACTCGGATGGGCGGCCCGATGAG GTGGTGGCTGAAGAAGCATGGCAGCGGCATAAGATGAGGAATGACTCTTTCATCGTAGACCTGTTTCAGGGCCAGTATAAGTCGAAGCTGGTGTGCCCTGTGTGTGCCAAG GTCTCCATCACTTTCGACCCATTCCTCTACCTGCCGGTGCCCTTGCCACAGAAGCAGAAGGTTCTCCCCGTCTTCTATTTTGCCCGGGAGCCCCACAGCAAGCCCATCAAG TTTCTGGTGAGCATCAGCAAGGAGAATTCCAGCGCAAGTGAAGTGTTGGAGTCCCTCTCTCAGAGTGTGCACGTGAAGCCTGAGAACCTCCGTCTGGCTGAG GTGATTAAAAATCGCTTCCACCGTGTGTTCCTGCCCTCCCACTCATTGGACACTGTGTCCCCATCCGACACGCTCCTCTGCTTTGAGCTGCTATCCCCAGAGTTGGCTAAGGAGCGGGTGGTGGTGCTAGAGGTGCAGCAG CGCCCCCAGGTGCCCAGCGTCCCCATCTCCAAGTGTGCAGCCTGCCAGCGGAAGCAGCAGTCAGAGGATGAGAAGCTGAAGCGCTGTACCCGGTGCTACCGCGTGGGCTACTGCAACCA gctCTGCCAGAAAACCCACTGGCCTGACCACAAGGGTCTCTGCCGCCCTGAGAACATTGGCTACCCATTTCTGGTCAGTGTACCTGCCTCACGTCTCACTTATGCTCGTCTTGCTCAGCTGCTAGAGGGCTACGCCCG GTACTCTGTGAGTGTATTCCAGCCACCCTTCCAGCCTGGCCGCATGGCCTTGGAGTCCCAGGGCCCCAGCTGCACTACGTTGCTCTCCACTAGCTCCCTGGAGGCTGGGGACAGTGAGAGGGACTCGATTCAGCCGCCTGAGCTCCAGTTGGTGACCCCCGTGGCTGAGGGAGACGCAGGGGTCCCACGGGCATGGGCGGCCCCTGACCGGGGCCCTGTGGCCAGCACCAGTGGCGTTTCTTCTGAGATGCTGGCCGGTGGACCTGTTGAAGTTGGTTCCTTGCCTGCTGGTGAGAGGGTGTCTCGGCCCGAAG CTGCTGTGCCCGGATATCAGCACCCAAGTGAAGCCATGAATGCCCACACACCCCagttcttcatctataaaattgacGCATCTAACCGAGAACAGCGGCTAGAGGACAAAG GAGACACCCCCCTGGAGCTGGGTGAGGACTGCAGCCTGGCGCTAGTCTGGCGGAACAACGAGCGCCTGCAGGAGTTCGTGTTGGTAGCGTCCAAGGAGCTGGAGTGTGCTGAGGATCCAGGCTCTGCTGGGGAGGCTGCCCGCGCTGGCCACTTCACTCTGGACCAGTGCCTGAACCTCTTCACCCGGCCTGAGGTGCTGGCACCCGAGGAGGCTTG GTACTGCCCGCAGTGTAAACAACACCGAGAGGCCTCCAAGCAGCTGCTGCTGTGGCGCCTTCCTAACATACTCATTGTGCAGCTCAAGCGCTTCTCCTTTCGGAGTTTCATCTGGCGTGACAAGATCAATGACTTGGTGGAGTTCCCTGTTCG GAACCTGGACCTGAGCAAGTTCTGCATCGGTCAGAAGGAGGAACAGCTGCCTAGCTACGACCTGTACGCCGTCATCAACCACTACGGAGGCATGATCGGCGGCCACTACACCGCCTGTGCGCGCCTGCCCAATGACCGCAGCAGCCAGCGCAGCGACGTGG GCTGGCGCCTGTTTGACGACAGCACGGTGACAACAGTAGACGAGAGCCAGGTCGTGACGCGTTATGCCTATGTACTCTTCTACCGCCGGCGGAACTCTCCTGTGGAGAGGCCCCCCAGGGCAGGTCACTCTGAGCACCACCCAGACCTAGGCCCTGCAGCCGAGGCTGCTGCCAGCCAG GGACTAGGCCCTGGCCAGGCCCCCGAGGTGGCCCCCACGCGGACAGCCCCTGAACGCTTCGCCCCCTCTGTGGACCGCCCAGCCCCCACCTACAGCAACATGGAGGAGGTCGATTAG